TCTGAATGTCCTTATTGTGGTGGTAAAATCATCAAAAATTTATAGAAAAAAGGAAGAAAAGTTTAATTTAGAATCTGCATAAGTATCTTATGGAATTTAAAAGCATTATTAATGCTATCATAGCAAGAGGTACTAATTTAAATGCGCTAGCAAACTTATTGTCTCAGCCTTCATCTAAGATTAGGCAAATGTTAAAGATTTTATTTGAAAAATATTCTTTATCAGTTTTTACCACATTTAACTCAGAAAGCTTTGGGCTAAAGAAAATAGCACTAATATGTAATAATTCTAAGTTACAAATTGAAACTGAGAAAAAACTATTTATACCCTTATTAAACTTATTTAGATCAGATTTTGAAGAAAATAAATTCATTAACATCTTGTATTATACAGACTACTCATCATTACAATCTATTTATAGAGCAGTTGAAACTTTGAAAAGCAACGATTTAGTTAATTGTGAAATACAAGAGATAAAAAATGTCGTAAAATACAATAGAGATATTAACTGCTTTAACTTTGAAACAAATAAATGGATATGCGAAAATAAAATTCAAGTTAAATCCAAATTCTATCAAATCACTCCAGATGAAGACGATATAAAACTTACAACCATGCTTCAAGTTAATCCATCAATTCCTTACTTTTATCACCCACATTATAATCACATTAAAAAAGTGTTGGAAGGTTTTATGTATACTTTAGGTAACAAGGATTTTATTATTGATGCAATATCTGAAAGCGACATCTCAGATTATTTCAGTGACGTAATATGGTCAGTAGAAGCACAAGATAAATATATTTTAGAATTACATGTTAATTACGATGATTTAGAAAAAACCATCAATAAATTAAAGCAATATAAAGTAGACTTTATATTAGCTCCGCGTTCGCCTTACTATGCAGAAGGATATACTATACCTTTTGAGATATTTAAAGAAAAACAGTGGAAGTTTCCAAAAATATTAATACAATAAACTAAGAATTTATTTACTAAAGATCTTAATTTATCTTGTGTTTTGTCTAGATTTTAGATCACAAATACCTATAACGAAAAATTTAATATACCTTAACCATGCAGCTATTTCTCCAACTCCTTTAGAAGTGCTATTCGAAAGCTTTAGATATCTATATCAAGTTTCAAACTATGGGTCTATAGCTGATAATGAAGAAGAAAAAGACGAGTTTATGAAAATAAGAAATAATATAGCAAAACTAATAAATGCTAATCCATTAGAAATATCCCTAGTTCCAAATACAAGTTATGGAATAAATATTATTGCACATGGTTTAAACTTAGAAAAAGGAGATAATGTAGTAACTGATTCTTTAGAATTTCCTGCAACTGTTTATCCTTTCCTAAAATTAAAAGATAAAGGAGTAGATACTAGAATAGTAGATGTAACAGTAGATAATTTCGAACAAGAAATAATTAATCATATTGATGAAAATACTAAACTAGTATCAATTAGCCATGTTAGTTTTAATACAGGAATTAAAATTGATGTAAAAAAGATATCCGAAAAAGCAAAAAAAGTGAACGCTTTTATCCTTTTGGATATTATCCAAAGTGCAGGAGCTACAAGAGTTGACGTAAAAGATATGAACATAGATTTTGCTGTTGCAGGTGGTTATAAATGGTTAATGTCACCACAAGGTTCTGGATTTTTATATATAAAATCTGGATTAATGGAAGATCCTCCTTTTTATGGTTGGAAATCTTCTAAAGAATATTTAAAATTCAATGCAAAAGAGTTTGAACTAGAAAAAGGTCCAAGAAGATTTGAAATAGGAACTATAGATATTGCAGCTAATTTAGGATTATCCAAATCTTCTGAGATAATTTCCTCACATATGTCTGAGATAGAGGATAGAGTAAACTACCTATCTTCATATGCTATAGATTTAGCAGAAGACAAAAAGTTAGATGTTATAACACCTAAAAATAAGAAAGCAGGTATAGTAGTAGTAAAAGTTAAAAATGCTAAAAAATTAGCAGAGAAATTAGTAGAAAATAAAATAATAGTATCACCTAGAGGAGAAGGAATAAGAATATCTACTCACTTTTACAATACTGAAGAAGAAATACGACAAGCAGTTAACTTACTTTCTCAAGAAGTTTCATAGTTCTTTCAAAAGCCTCTTTAGCCTTCTCTGCTACATCTTTTGGAACTTTAACTTCTGTTACCTCATTTACTAACGAATTCTTTATTTTTTCTAATGTTATCATTGCCATATAAGGACATCTTGCACACGCACAAGCTTCAGTAGAAATTAAAGGATAAAATTCCTTATTAGGTACTTGAATCTTTAACGCATTTATCATTCCAATTTCTGTAGCTACTATAAATTCCTTATTAGGATTTTCCTTTGCAAAATTAATCATTTGATTAGTTGAACCGACAAAATCAGCAGCCTCTAATATTTCTAATGGAGATTCAGGGTGTGCCATTAATAATGCATTAGGATATTTTTTCCTCGCAAGATTAACAAATTGTCTAACATATGATGCATGAACTAAACATCTTCCATTAGGTGGAACTTTAATTATTTTCTTTCCAGTTTTCTTTTCAACAAAATTTGCCAAATTGGCATCAGGTCCAAATAATATTACGTCAGAATCAAGATTCTTTACTATTTTAACTGCTGTTGACGAAGTAACTATGTAATCAGCTAGAGCTTTAGCATATATGCTAGTATTTATGTATAATACTACAGGCGCAGTAGGATACATCTCTTTAAATTCCTTCAAAGTTTTTACATCTAAAGAGTCAGATAAACTACAACCTGCATTAGGATCTGGGCTTAATACCTTTTTATCTTGATTTAGAGCTGCTGCTTGTTCAGCCATAAAGTAAACTCCTGCAAATACAATGATGTCTGCATTAGTCCTTAATGCTTTAACTGCTAAATCATATGAATCACCAGTAAAGTCAGATACTAATTGAACTCCATAATCCATATAATTATGACCTAATATTATAGCATTTTTCTGTTTTTTTAATTCTTTAATTTGTTTTATGATCTCCGTATAATCTGCCATTCCCGAACACATGTTCGATTATGAAAACTAAGTTAAAAACTTTTTTATTGAATAAAACAATTCTTCTAAGTCCTCCATTATTCTTACTAGTAAACTATAAAGAATTTCATCATCTATCTCATTGATATTCATTATAAAAGATCTAATATCAATTAATTCTTGTAAAAGTAAGGAATCAATTATTTTGTTTTTAAATAGCTCAAAAAATAATTTTTCATCATCATCAATATTATATATCTTTCTAGCCATTGAAATAACATAGGAATAAAGCTTCACTGATGCATCTTTTACGTCATTTTTAAGCTTATCATCTTTCTTAAATTCATCAAAAGATACTTTAGTCCCTTTTTCTACTCTGTGATACAATTCCCAAAACATTAATTAATTAAGTTATTAGCAAGTAAAGAAATATCATGGTTAAAGAAGTTATAGGAAAATTTTTAAATGAAATAAACTCAGCAAAAAATTTCTCCTTTTTATTAGTAATAGCAACAACTGATGTAAGTTTAATACCTGGATTGACAATTGCCGGTGCTACTCCAGAATTAACTCATTTTACTCCAGCAGCAGATGCAGAATTTCTAATGTTAGGAAAGTGTAAAGTAATAAACACTGTTCCAGTAACACCTGATGGAATACCAACCCCAGCTTTAATATCGAGAGCATCTCTTTCATTTTTAAAAATTAGCAAAACGATAGTTAACGCTGGAAGTAAAATAACTCCTAATTTACCCTTTATAGATTTAGGAGGAAAGCCAGGGGGAGATATAAGAAAACAATCATTAGATAAATCCACCGCTGAAAAAATTATCCAAAATGGAATTATTTTAGGTGACGAGCTTTCTAATTCATATGATTTATTAGTAATAGGTGAATCAATTCCAGCAGGCACTACTACTGCAATGGCAGTTTTAGAAGCGTTAGGTTATAATGCTATTGATAAGATGAGTTCAGCATCTCCAAATAATCCTAAAGAACTAAAAAGTAAAATAGTTAAAGAGGCACTAAAAGATTTACCAACTTCCTTAATTGATAAACTAGCAAAAGTCTCTGATCCTATGTTATTAGGAGTAGCAGGAATTTCTATAGGATTTAAAGGCAAAATTCTACTTGCAGGTGGAACACAAATGTGCGCAGCTGCAGCTATTATAAAAGAAATTGAAAATACTAAAATTCATGACATAGGAATAGGAACTACTAAATGGATCATAAATGATAAAACAGCTGATATAATATCATTAGCAAAAGATCTAGGAGTAAATTTACTTTACTCTGATTTGGATTTTTCAATATCTAAATACGAGGGAATACGAGTTTACGAAAAAGGTTACGTGAAAGAAGGTGTAGGAGCTGGAGGTTCGTCAATATTAGCCATGCTTAAAGCTAATATTAATAATAAAGACCTTGTAGATAAAATAGACTCTATGTATTCAGAATTGCTTATAAGATAGTTTTTTATGAAGTATTTTAATGGAGTATGATTTTTTAACTACTAGAGAGAGAATTTTCTATTTGTTAAAATATTCAGATGAACCTTTAACTGCGAGACAAATTATGAAAATACTTGGAATAAAAAAGGAAAAAGAAGTTTATGAGCATTTGTATCATATTTCTAAATCATCAAAAAGAAAGGACTTTATAATCATTATGTTTCCGCCTATATGTGAAAATTGTGGCTATACATTTAAGTTAGAAACTCCTAAAAAGCCTAGCAGATGTCCTATTTGCAAATCAGAAAGAATCAAACCCCCAAGTTTTTTAATTAGAAATAAAAATATGAAAAAAGATGGCAAAAGCAATATTCATTGACATGGGAGAAACTTTAGTAAAATTCATACCAAGATACGACGAAGCAGTAGCAAACGCAATAAGAGAAGCAGGTATACAAGTAGATGACAAGGCTGTATTTAGAGCACTTATGGCGCAGATGGGTAGCAATCATTTTCCGCATAAAGAAATCGGAGGTTTAAGTAATATAGATTTTAAGGATCTATTCTATAGATTAGGTAAATATCCTGATCCAAAAATAATTAAAAAATTAGAAAATAATTCCTATCTTTCAGAGAAATATGAGCTTTACAATGATGCTATACCATTTTTAACAGAAATGAAAAAATTAGGTTTGAAAATAATTCTAGTCTCGAATGCTACATATAAAATTCATGATATAGTAAAAGAATTGAACTTAATAAATTACTTAGACGGTATAGTAGCATCATGCGATCTTGGAATAATGAAGCCACATCCTAAAATTTTTTACCATGCTAAAAAAATAGGTTGTAATGACGGAATTCATATAGGTGACGTGTACGAAATTGACTATTTAGGTGCAAAAAGAGCATATTTAGATGCGATACTTCTAGATAGATTTGGATTTTATCCAGAAATTAAAGAAAATAAGATTAGTAATCTATTCGATGCAATAGATCTTATAAAAACTAAGTTAAATATGTAGGTAATATAATATCAGATAACCTTCTATATCTTTATTACTTTATAAATCTCTCCCGTTAGAATCATATCCAATAATTTACTGACACCTTTTCCATTATCCTCATCAAGTACAAGATCAGCTATATCTTTTATTTCCTTTAACGCATTATGTACTGCTACTTTATAATCAACATTTTTAAATAAATTTATATCATTTTCACTATCCCCAATACCTATAGTCTTACCTTTGAAATTTATTAATTGTAAAAATTTTTTTAAACCAAATCCTTTATTAATATAAGTTGGCATTATCATTCCATCAGACCTATTCCATTCAATTGAAGCATTTTCTAGAAATATTTTATTCTTTAAATGAACTGCATTATCTAAATAAATAATTACTTTCCCTACAGAATATTTAATTCCCATTTCATCTAATTTTCTAATTATATTTTCTCTTAAATTAAACCAATCATTTTCTACAAAGTAATATTCCTTATCATCCATCAAGGCAAAAGAACCATTCTCTAGTATCCATGCAGTAGGTTTTAGGCCCTTAGCTAAAATATTAATAAACCTTTTTTCTCTACCAGTAACAACAACAAAAGGATATTTTTTTACAAAATTATTAACTTTCTCCGCTACATCCTTTGATAATATAAAGCCATTTTCCTCACTAGCTAACGTCCTATCATAATCTGATGCAACCAAAAACATTTCAATCACCAAATTTATACCCCATTCTTTCCAAAGTTTGTTTCATTATTAAAGCATCATTTTCCAATTCAGGACTTTCACATATAAGAGTAATTGAAAGATTTTCTCTTTTTAATATTTCTTTAGCCAATGGCTCAAAAGGTGGCGTATTATAAGTAATTGATCTATGCACATCAACATATTTGCCCTTTCTATTTTCTAACCCTTCAAAATGAGAATTTATGTGGTCTAGATTCAATTCATTTTCTAACCTATCTATAATTTCACCATAATCTATCTTACCGCCTTGCCTAGCAAACGTATGAGCCCAATCTATATAAGGCTTTACTCTAGTTTTATCTGTTTCTTTAGCCAATGAAATAACTTCATCTAACGTACCTATAGCAGTTTCCTTAGCCATAGTTTCAATTCCAAATTTAACATTTGATATTCCAAGCTCCTTACTTTTATCTAAAACTTCTCCAATACCTTCTTTTACCAATTCATAACACGTTTTTTCATCACCTTTACCGTAGAATGCTATATGAATAGCTATCGCATCAGCCATCATAGCCTCTGCCCTTAATGCAGTTTCAATAATTCTATTCTTAGAAGCTTCAATTTTCTCTTTATCAGTAGAACACAAATTAATAAAATACGGAGCATGAACAGAAAGTCTAACATTTAATTCCCTAGCTATCTCTCCCAATTCTTTAGCTTTTTCAATACTCATTCTTACTCCTTGTACAAATTCTACTTCCATTGCGTTTAATCCTAATTCTCTTACTCTCTTAACTCCATCAATAGTACTTTTTCCCTTTGCTGACAAAGGAATTCCAGCAGTACCGAGATAAATTTTTGGCATGAATATTAGGTAGAAATAAAGAAGATAAAAATAGCTTTGTTGTTATATACGATTGTTTAACATTCAATAAGCTGATAATATTATATTCCATATATATAAATAACTAAAAAGTATATCCTTTTAGAATGTATTTTTCATCACTTCATCATAATTTTTAAGCAATATAAGTATGTTTAAACTAATGAAGGCAGTAGTTGTAGTTGGACGAAAACAGGGATATAAAGTCCAAGATATTGAAGATCCCAAACCAGCTGACGATGAAGTAGTAATAAAAGTAGATAAAGCTGCTTTATGCTATAGAGACCTATTGCAGTTACAAGGTTTCTATCCCAGAATGAAATATCCAGTAGTTTTAGGCCATGAAGTAGTTGGAACAATAATAAAGAAAGGCAATAACGTAAATGGATTCGAAGAAGGAGATAAAGTAGTCTCATTACTCTATGCACCAGATGGAACATGCGAATATTGTAAGGCAGGAGAAGAAGCATATTGCCATTCTAGGCTTGGATATTCCGAAGAATTAGATGGATTTTTCGCAGAATATGCTAAAATTAAAGTAACTAGCTTAGTTAAAGTTCCAAAAGGCGCGTCAGATAATGGCGCAGTTTTAGTACCTTGCGTTACTGGAATGATTTACAGAGGTTTAAGAAGAGCTAATATAAAGCCAGGAGAAACAGTATTAGTAACCGGAGCCAGCGGAGGAGTAGGAATTCATGCATTACAAGTAGCTAAAGCT
This genomic window from Acidianus manzaensis contains:
- a CDS encoding HAD family hydrolase produces the protein MAKAIFIDMGETLVKFIPRYDEAVANAIREAGIQVDDKAVFRALMAQMGSNHFPHKEIGGLSNIDFKDLFYRLGKYPDPKIIKKLENNSYLSEKYELYNDAIPFLTEMKKLGLKIILVSNATYKIHDIVKELNLINYLDGIVASCDLGIMKPHPKIFYHAKKIGCNDGIHIGDVYEIDYLGAKRAYLDAILLDRFGFYPEIKENKISNLFDAIDLIKTKLNM
- a CDS encoding TIM barrel protein is translated as MPKIYLGTAGIPLSAKGKSTIDGVKRVRELGLNAMEVEFVQGVRMSIEKAKELGEIARELNVRLSVHAPYFINLCSTDKEKIEASKNRIIETALRAEAMMADAIAIHIAFYGKGDEKTCYELVKEGIGEVLDKSKELGISNVKFGIETMAKETAIGTLDEVISLAKETDKTRVKPYIDWAHTFARQGGKIDYGEIIDRLENELNLDHINSHFEGLENRKGKYVDVHRSITYNTPPFEPLAKEILKRENLSITLICESPELENDALIMKQTLERMGYKFGD
- a CDS encoding acryloyl-coenzyme A reductase, producing MKAVVVVGRKQGYKVQDIEDPKPADDEVVIKVDKAALCYRDLLQLQGFYPRMKYPVVLGHEVVGTIIKKGNNVNGFEEGDKVVSLLYAPDGTCEYCKAGEEAYCHSRLGYSEELDGFFAEYAKIKVTSLVKVPKGASDNGAVLVPCVTGMIYRGLRRANIKPGETVLVTGASGGVGIHALQVAKALGAKVIGVTTSEEKANSIKKYADHVIVGTKFADEAKKISDIHIVIDTVGTPTFDESLKSLWMGGRIVQIGNVDPSQAYQLKLGYAILKDLQIIGHASATKKDVEGALKLTAEGKINPVIAGEVSLEDIDKGYEILKDKHKIGKVLLKP
- a CDS encoding transcriptional regulator encodes the protein MEYDFLTTRERIFYLLKYSDEPLTARQIMKILGIKKEKEVYEHLYHISKSSKRKDFIIIMFPPICENCGYTFKLETPKKPSRCPICKSERIKPPSFLIRNKNMKKDGKSNIH
- a CDS encoding phosphoglycolate phosphatase; protein product: MNLVIEMFLVASDYDRTLASEENGFILSKDVAEKVNNFVKKYPFVVVTGREKRFINILAKGLKPTAWILENGSFALMDDKEYYFVENDWFNLRENIIRKLDEMGIKYSVGKVIIYLDNAVHLKNKIFLENASIEWNRSDGMIMPTYINKGFGLKKFLQLINFKGKTIGIGDSENDINLFKNVDYKVAVHNALKEIKDIADLVLDEDNGKGVSKLLDMILTGEIYKVIKI
- a CDS encoding aminotransferase class V-fold PLP-dependent enzyme, which encodes MFCLDFRSQIPITKNLIYLNHAAISPTPLEVLFESFRYLYQVSNYGSIADNEEEKDEFMKIRNNIAKLINANPLEISLVPNTSYGINIIAHGLNLEKGDNVVTDSLEFPATVYPFLKLKDKGVDTRIVDVTVDNFEQEIINHIDENTKLVSISHVSFNTGIKIDVKKISEKAKKVNAFILLDIIQSAGATRVDVKDMNIDFAVAGGYKWLMSPQGSGFLYIKSGLMEDPPFYGWKSSKEYLKFNAKEFELEKGPRRFEIGTIDIAANLGLSKSSEIISSHMSEIEDRVNYLSSYAIDLAEDKKLDVITPKNKKAGIVVVKVKNAKKLAEKLVENKIIVSPRGEGIRISTHFYNTEEEIRQAVNLLSQEVS
- the cobT gene encoding nicotinate mononucleotide-dependent phosphoribosyltransferase CobT, with amino-acid sequence MVKEVIGKFLNEINSAKNFSFLLVIATTDVSLIPGLTIAGATPELTHFTPAADAEFLMLGKCKVINTVPVTPDGIPTPALISRASLSFLKISKTIVNAGSKITPNLPFIDLGGKPGGDIRKQSLDKSTAEKIIQNGIILGDELSNSYDLLVIGESIPAGTTTAMAVLEALGYNAIDKMSSASPNNPKELKSKIVKEALKDLPTSLIDKLAKVSDPMLLGVAGISIGFKGKILLAGGTQMCAAAAIIKEIENTKIHDIGIGTTKWIINDKTADIISLAKDLGVNLLYSDLDFSISKYEGIRVYEKGYVKEGVGAGGSSILAMLKANINNKDLVDKIDSMYSELLIR
- the nadA gene encoding quinolinate synthase NadA; this encodes MADYTEIIKQIKELKKQKNAIILGHNYMDYGVQLVSDFTGDSYDLAVKALRTNADIIVFAGVYFMAEQAAALNQDKKVLSPDPNAGCSLSDSLDVKTLKEFKEMYPTAPVVLYINTSIYAKALADYIVTSSTAVKIVKNLDSDVILFGPDANLANFVEKKTGKKIIKVPPNGRCLVHASYVRQFVNLARKKYPNALLMAHPESPLEILEAADFVGSTNQMINFAKENPNKEFIVATEIGMINALKIQVPNKEFYPLISTEACACARCPYMAMITLEKIKNSLVNEVTEVKVPKDVAEKAKEAFERTMKLLEKVS